From the Nitrososphaerota archaeon genome, the window ATGGATAATTTATCCAGTACAAAAAATAATGGAGGGTGCCCTCCCTTGAGGGCTTTATGCCTTCTTCTTTCTGCTGAACAGTACTCCTGATATTACTACCAGAACTACTCCTATACCAATTGCGGCATATGAGATAGGGCTGATAGTTTCTACAGTTACTTCCTTTGGTACTTCCTTGAT encodes:
- a CDS encoding LPXTG cell wall anchor domain-containing protein is translated as MKEVPKEVTVETISPISYAAIGIGVVLVVISGVLFSRKKKA